In Paeniglutamicibacter kerguelensis, one genomic interval encodes:
- a CDS encoding MBL fold metallo-hydrolase — MKLTIIGCTGSFPGPGSPASCYLVSAFDGERQWKILLDLGSGALGVLQRYTDIKDLDAIFISHLHPDHCMDLCGMHVAIRWDPAGWGRDRMLVHGPAATADRMATAYGLPLEEGMHPDFDFQNWKAHEPVKIGPFSITPYPVLHPIEESYALRVEATEPMADGTMRTSVLTYSGDTDSCPGLIEAAQGADMFLCEAAFQEGRDDSIKGVHLTGRRAGQAATEAGVERLLLTHVPVWTDINTVVKEAKEVYSGGIAVAVSGVTYGVWSGSQLGTPKALPTAPVSIVRSAPTREWQGIDPSKK; from the coding sequence ATGAAGCTGACGATCATAGGCTGTACCGGGTCATTCCCCGGTCCGGGATCGCCCGCCTCCTGTTATCTTGTCAGTGCGTTCGACGGTGAACGCCAGTGGAAGATTCTTCTGGACCTGGGCTCCGGGGCGCTTGGCGTGCTCCAGCGCTACACGGACATCAAGGACCTGGACGCGATCTTCATCTCGCACCTGCACCCCGACCACTGCATGGACCTGTGCGGCATGCACGTTGCCATCCGCTGGGATCCGGCCGGCTGGGGCCGTGATCGCATGCTCGTGCACGGCCCCGCGGCGACGGCGGACCGCATGGCCACGGCCTACGGCCTTCCGCTGGAAGAGGGCATGCACCCGGACTTCGACTTCCAGAACTGGAAGGCCCATGAGCCGGTGAAGATCGGCCCGTTCTCCATCACGCCGTACCCGGTGTTGCACCCCATCGAGGAGTCCTACGCGCTGCGTGTTGAGGCCACCGAGCCGATGGCGGACGGCACCATGCGCACCTCCGTGCTGACCTACTCCGGCGACACCGATTCCTGCCCGGGCCTGATCGAGGCCGCCCAGGGCGCGGACATGTTCCTCTGCGAGGCAGCCTTCCAGGAAGGCCGCGACGATTCCATCAAGGGCGTGCACCTGACCGGCCGCCGCGCCGGCCAGGCCGCGACGGAGGCCGGGGTCGAGCGCCTGCTGCTGACCCACGTCCCCGTCTGGACCGACATCAACACCGTGGTCAAAGAGGCCAAGGAGGTCTATTCCGGCGGCATTGCTGTGGCGGTCTCCGGTGTCACCTACGGCGTCTGGTCCGGTTCCCAGCTGGGCACCCCCAAGGCGCTGCCGACCGCACCGGTCTCGATCGTGCGATCGGCGCCCACCCGCGAGTGGCAGGGCATCGACCCCAGCAAGAAGTAG
- the rph gene encoding ribonuclease PH gives MTSASTSAAVRADGRAVDQLREITITRGWSKQAEGSALIEFGNTKVLCTASFTAGVPRWLKGEGTGWVTAEYAMLPRATNTRNGRESVKGKIGGRTHEISRLIGRSLRAVIDTKALGENTIVLDCDVLQADGGTRTAAITGAYVALAEAIEWAKANNLVKKNATVLTDSVSAISVGIIAGTPMLDLPYVEDVDAETDMNVVVTGGGDFVEVQGTAEGVPFKRAELDALLDLALVGTTELARIQRETLGENA, from the coding sequence ATGACTTCAGCATCGACTTCCGCAGCAGTGCGCGCCGACGGGCGCGCGGTAGACCAACTCCGCGAGATCACCATCACCCGTGGCTGGTCCAAGCAGGCCGAGGGCTCGGCCCTCATCGAATTCGGCAACACCAAGGTGCTGTGCACCGCCTCCTTCACCGCCGGCGTGCCGCGCTGGCTCAAGGGGGAAGGCACCGGCTGGGTCACCGCCGAGTACGCGATGCTGCCGCGCGCCACCAACACCCGCAACGGCCGCGAATCGGTCAAGGGCAAGATCGGCGGCCGCACCCACGAGATCTCCCGCCTGATCGGCCGCTCGCTGCGAGCCGTCATCGACACCAAGGCACTGGGCGAGAACACCATCGTCCTCGACTGCGACGTGCTGCAGGCCGACGGCGGCACCCGCACCGCCGCGATCACCGGCGCCTACGTGGCGCTGGCCGAGGCCATCGAGTGGGCCAAGGCCAACAACCTGGTCAAGAAGAACGCCACGGTCCTCACCGACTCGGTCTCCGCGATCTCCGTGGGCATCATCGCGGGCACCCCGATGCTTGACCTTCCCTACGTCGAGGACGTCGACGCCGAGACCGACATGAACGTCGTGGTCACCGGTGGCGGCGACTTCGTGGAGGTGCAGGGCACCGCCGAGGGCGTACCGTTCAAGCGCGCCGAACTGGACGCGCTGCTGGACCTGGCGCTGGTCGGCACCACCGAGCTGGCCCGCATCCAGCGCGAAACCCTGGGCGAAAACGCATGA
- the rdgB gene encoding RdgB/HAM1 family non-canonical purine NTP pyrophosphatase — translation MSVSPRLVLATHNKGKLRELRELLRGQVPGLDVDTQVVDASAVGAPDVVEDEVTFQGNALLKARAVTAATGLIAIADDSGLSVDVLGGAPGIFSARWSGRHGDDEANIDLLLAQLGDVKDEHRGASFVCAAALATPGGYFAVELGHLAGTLLRERRGNGGFGYDPIVQPDGYDVSVAELTSEQKNAISHRGRAFRGLLPQIVRALTEDQSR, via the coding sequence ATGAGCGTAAGCCCGCGGTTGGTGCTTGCCACCCACAACAAGGGCAAGCTGCGCGAATTGCGCGAGCTGCTGCGCGGCCAGGTTCCCGGGCTCGACGTCGACACCCAGGTGGTTGACGCCTCCGCGGTCGGCGCACCCGACGTGGTCGAGGACGAGGTGACCTTCCAAGGCAATGCGCTGCTCAAGGCCCGCGCCGTCACCGCCGCCACCGGCCTGATTGCCATTGCCGACGATTCCGGATTGTCCGTCGACGTGCTGGGCGGGGCTCCGGGCATCTTCTCGGCGCGCTGGTCCGGCCGCCACGGCGACGACGAGGCAAACATCGACCTGCTGCTGGCCCAGCTTGGCGACGTCAAGGACGAGCATCGCGGTGCCTCGTTCGTGTGCGCCGCCGCGTTGGCAACCCCGGGCGGGTACTTTGCGGTGGAGCTCGGGCATCTGGCCGGCACGCTGCTGCGCGAGCGCCGGGGCAACGGCGGCTTCGGCTACGACCCGATCGTGCAGCCGGATGGCTACGACGTTTCGGTGGCCGAGCTGACCAGCGAGCAAAAGAACGCGATCAGCCATCGCGGGCGCGCATTCCGCGGCCTGCTGCCGCAGATCGTTCGCGCGCTCACCGAAGACCAGTCGCGCTAA
- a CDS encoding cupin domain-containing protein, which produces MKKFSLTAIARTQMRTAATASSGRSASTVFGGHEHTLRQTVMGLAAGTELKEHINPGEATVMVLSGRIRLSSGEQHWEGRTGDLLVMPSGTSQITALEESALLLSVAKTDRGVPSATS; this is translated from the coding sequence ATGAAAAAGTTTTCACTCACGGCCATCGCACGCACGCAGATGCGCACGGCCGCGACGGCTTCCAGCGGGCGCAGTGCCAGCACCGTCTTCGGCGGGCACGAACACACGCTGCGGCAAACCGTCATGGGCCTGGCGGCCGGCACCGAACTCAAGGAGCACATCAACCCGGGCGAAGCCACGGTGATGGTGCTCAGCGGTCGCATCCGGCTGAGCTCGGGGGAGCAGCACTGGGAAGGCCGCACCGGCGACCTGCTGGTCATGCCGTCCGGAACTTCGCAGATCACCGCCCTCGAGGAATCGGCATTGCTGCTCAGCGTCGCCAAGACGGACAGGGGCGTGCCGTCGGCGACCTCCTGA
- a CDS encoding DedA family protein: MTTLIALQAATADSSGDSLITRFADWAVGLMEIIGAPGAALAIAMENLFPPLPSEVILPLAGFTASRGSFSLFEALLWTTLGSIFGAYALYWVGRALGRERTRKIFGWLPMVDLDDVDKVEGWFDRNGSKAVFFGRMIPIFRSLISIPAGITKMNQGKFLGLTAAGSLIWNSIFVLAGFYLGENWHIVETYADVFQKIVIVAVVLLVALWLVLKLRKRKSKDLPLQPEYESENVD; this comes from the coding sequence ATGACGACTCTGATTGCGCTACAGGCCGCCACCGCCGATTCCTCCGGCGACAGCCTGATCACCCGATTTGCCGACTGGGCCGTGGGCCTGATGGAAATCATCGGCGCCCCCGGCGCCGCGCTGGCCATCGCCATGGAGAACCTGTTCCCTCCGCTGCCCTCCGAGGTGATCCTGCCGCTTGCTGGCTTCACCGCGAGCCGCGGATCGTTCTCGCTCTTCGAGGCGCTTCTGTGGACCACGCTTGGCTCGATTTTCGGTGCCTACGCCCTCTACTGGGTGGGCCGCGCGCTGGGGCGTGAGCGCACCCGCAAGATCTTCGGCTGGCTTCCAATGGTGGACCTGGACGACGTGGACAAGGTCGAGGGCTGGTTTGACCGCAACGGTTCCAAGGCCGTGTTCTTCGGCCGCATGATCCCGATCTTCCGTTCGCTGATTTCGATTCCGGCGGGCATCACCAAGATGAACCAGGGCAAGTTCCTGGGGCTGACGGCGGCCGGTTCGCTGATCTGGAACTCGATCTTCGTGCTTGCAGGCTTCTACCTGGGCGAAAACTGGCACATAGTCGAAACCTACGCCGATGTCTTCCAGAAGATCGTCATCGTTGCCGTTGTCCTGCTAGTTGCCTTGTGGCTGGTGCTCAAGCTTCGCAAGCGCAAGAGCAAGGACCTACCGCTTCAGCCCGAGTACGAGAGCGAAAACGTCGACTAG
- a CDS encoding GntR family transcriptional regulator has translation MGVFDDSRPIFLQIAELIENDIVSGIIGEESQVPSTNEFAAYYRINPATAAKGVNLLVESGILYKKRGIGMFVSTGARDRLLDLRRKDFQAQYIQPLAREARKLGIGGEELSLMIKQSLIAETAEGSGIR, from the coding sequence ATGGGCGTGTTCGATGATTCCCGGCCGATCTTCCTGCAAATCGCCGAGCTGATCGAAAACGACATCGTTTCGGGAATTATCGGCGAGGAGTCGCAGGTTCCCTCCACCAACGAATTCGCGGCCTACTACCGCATCAATCCAGCCACCGCCGCCAAGGGCGTCAATCTCTTGGTTGAAAGTGGAATCCTGTACAAGAAACGTGGAATTGGCATGTTTGTTTCAACCGGAGCAAGAGACCGATTGCTCGACCTCCGCCGCAAGGATTTTCAGGCACAGTACATCCAGCCGCTGGCCCGGGAAGCACGGAAGCTCGGCATTGGCGGCGAGGAGCTGAGCCTCATGATCAAGCAATCACTGATCGCAGAAACAGCTGAAGGGAGCGGCATCCGATGA